A window of the Trichoderma asperellum chromosome 4, complete sequence genome harbors these coding sequences:
- a CDS encoding uncharacterized protein (EggNog:ENOG41~TransMembrane:2 (o37-57i260-283o)), protein MVDLLPAWYSSKTLPKKIERTMLQDIFTLQEWSTLQLIFGLATALLLAKSFFNAIYAENSFKYAESKLHGAVAPKLTPSHGIFGWRDLSALFNPKQLFPITTLPSRHDMYGDTFATRYLNKEILFTSNPLNIKELLTNRHGYFDTTEMRQRGLSEINWHPFSNDRHFDMHRLVVGYIAKNIKDLSAKIDHLIIQSLADICNESFPVSKKKEIEITELSNQIVIHFINYMALGEEKELELVGNSDARPAFISHFISFFRPLLSGLGMTVFMPPYIVSLLFPSIAKKKQITRKLFLSMAGMVGLQNKDQATHSLGSTFANHFQQETITSDQLFNFYAAATQGTLGSMQIGLALLAQNQAAQDKLRRIVRSTFPSTESITEQALLQCQYLQWIINEALRLHPVVSLTTRIALRDCTLPAGGGPNHSQPVIVRKGQQIIASYTHLHRRQDVWGPDSNNFVPERWNEENSKTFLPFAYGPSTCPGSRIGRLTTSIWLVRLMQQFDSIESCMNETDSNREPKLRMGYTVTLTLKKTRLMFTHRSN, encoded by the exons ATGGTTGACCTATTGCCGGCGTGGTATTCTTCAAAGACACtgccaaaaaaaatagaaagaacCATGCTTCAAGATATCTTTACTTTACAGGAGTGGTCCACTCTCCAACTCATTTTTGGTCTTGCAACCGCACTTCTGCTAGCAAAATCATTTTTTAATGCCATATATGCCGAAAATTCCTTCAAATATGCCGAAAGTAAGCTTCATGGTGCTGTGGCCCCGAAATTAACTCCCTCTCATGGAATCTTTGGCTGGAGGGACCTCTCTGCGTTATTTAACCCAAAACAACTGTTTCCAATAACAACACTACCCTCTCGGCACGACATGTACGGAGACACATTTGCAACCAGGTATCTGAATAAGGAGATACTATTCACCTCAAATCCTCTCAACATAAAGGAGCTTCTAACAAATCGACATGGTTATTTTGATACTACTGAAATGCGACAACGAGGATTGTCAGAGATCAACTGGCACCCCTTTAGCAATGACCGGCACTTCGACATGCACAGGTTGGTAGTCGGCTACATTGCgaagaatataaaagacCTCTCGGCCAAAATAGATCATCTTATCATTCAATCTCTTGCTGATATCTGCAACGAGTCTTTTCCAGTttcgaaaaagaaggagattgagaTAACTGAGTTAAGCAATCAGATTGTTATACACTTTATCAACTACATGGCCTTAGGTGAAGAAAAGGAGCTCGAATTGGTTGGAAATTCCGATGCTCGACCCGCATTTATATCtcattttatatctttttttaggCCATTGTTGTCTGGCCTTGGGATGACCGTGTTCATGCCTCCTTATattgtttctcttctttttccatctattgccaaaaagaaacagataACTCGCAAACTATTTCTATCAATGGCCGGAATGGTTGGATTACAAAATAAAGATCAAGCCACCCATAGTCTAGGTTCTACCTTCGCAAATCACTTTCAACAGGAAACCATTACGTCAGATCAGCTATTCAATTTttacgcagcagcaactcaaGGAACACTTGGGAGTATGCAAATCGGCTTAGCTCTACTTGCCCAAAATCAAGCCGCTCAGGACAAGCTTCGAAGAATTGTGCGCAGTACATTCCCTTCTACTGAGAGCATTACAGAACAAGCACTACTTCAGTGCCAGTATTTACAGTGGATTATCAACGAGGCACTACGACTTCATCCTGTCGTGTCGTTGACTACGAGAATTGCATTACGGGACTGTACTCTGCCCGCCGGAGGAGGTCCCAATCACTCGCAGCCTGTGATAGTGCGCAAAGGTCAACAGATAATCGCCTCGTATACGCACCTCCACAGGCGTCAGGACGTATGGGGCCCGGATTCTAACAATTTTGTACCAGAGAGGTGGAACGAAGAGAATTCAAAAACGTTTCTTCCATTTGCCTATGGCCCCTCCACTTGCCCAGGTT CACGTATCGGTCGACTTACTACATCCATTTGGCTAGTACGTTTGATGCAACAATTCGACAGCATCGAATCTTGCATGAATG AAACAGATAGCAATAGGGAGCCAAAACTTCGGATGGGTTATACTGTTACATTAACACTCAAGAAAACCCGTCTGATGTTTACACACAGGAGTAATTAA
- a CDS encoding uncharacterized protein (TransMembrane:8 (o6-26i33-52o58-78i195-224o244-264i285-308o314-334i341-362o)~EggNog:ENOG41) — translation MYRDAFQILCPIGTTSVVISFYELTCNSFLRKCLSQILAVAITTWFTFTAAWSNPSLAFLAGFWSSWNLIWLWHWIFARDPRSVWRVMYTNGTETKEHFPNTIGFKRWMWALDLSLNYRGVGWSFYVPRDRLQKGKPKIHIEPPSGIAKYNIGFAIQRFSKGIILLHLWRILSYNLEHVFNVAWPTNQTHSSGKLLVGFTGLALVVHAMVVAGGLELHYGIIAMIRGLAHSKAPPVWPALFGNFYDLGLFDIARFWGVFWHDLLRFGLKSSSDYLTAYWFGKTQFMLSILLSFSLSAVVHFSAIWLSTRSVPRALQAATILTMQPVGIMIQKLLKRALQQYSLQISQVWSIGFGLLLLSWTFELNSLFPVVL, via the exons ATGTACCGAGACGCATTTCAGATTCTTTGTCCCATCGGGACAACGTCAGTTGTGATTTCTTTCTACGAGTTAACTTGTAATTCATTTTTACGAAAATGCCTTTCCCAAATCCTTGCAGTAGCTATCACGACTTGGTTTACTTTTACGGCAGCTTGGTCTAATCCGTCTCTGGCCTTCCTTGCCGGATTTTGGTCATCATGGAACCTTATATGGCTGTGGCATTGGATTTTTGCTCGCGACCCGCGTTCAGTTTGGCGTGTGATGTATACAAATGGAACCGAGACCAAGGAACATTTTCCAAATACGATTGGCTTCAAAAGATGGATGTGGGCGTTGGACCTCTCTCTAAACTATCGTGGCGTGGGATGGAGTTTTTATGTTCCTCGGGATCGACTTCAAAAGGGGAAGCCTAAAATTCACATCGAACCCCCAAGCGGCATTGCAAAATACAACATAGGCTTCGCGATACAGAGGTTTTCTAAAGGCATAATTCTCTTGCACCTATGGCGCATTCTTTCCTATAACTTAGAACATGTTTTTAATGTCGCTTGGCCAACAAATCAGACGCATAGTTCCGGGAAGCTACTGGTTGGATTCACCGGTCTAGCATTAGTTGTGCACGCAATGGTTGTAGCCGGCGGTTTAGAGTTACACTATGGCATCATAGCGATGATTAGGGGACTCGCACACAGTAAAGCACCTCCTGTATGGCCAGCTCTTTTTGGAAATTTCTACGACCTTGGGCTCTTTGATATCGCAA GGTTCTGGGGCGTTTTCTGGCATGATCTGCTAAGATTTGGGCTTAAAAGTTCTTCAGATTACTTGACAGCATACTGGTTTGGCAAGACTCAATTCATGCTGTCGATATTATTGTCGTTTTCCCTCTCGGCGGTGGTGCATTTCTCAGCAATCTGGTTGAGTACAAGAAGCGTACCGAGGGCTTTGCAAGCTGCCACTATCCTAACAATGCAACCGGTGGGTATAATGATACAAAAATTGCTGAAGAGGGCGCTGCAGCAATACTCTCTACAAATATCTCAAGTATGGTCTATTGGATTTGGACTTCTGTTGTTATCCTGGACTTTCGAACTCAATTCGTTATTTCCAGTCGTCCTATAA
- a CDS encoding uncharacterized protein (EggNog:ENOG41~TransMembrane:6 (o357-377i389-410o430-457i469-488o494-516i593-611o)): MDIERQSPTSKQFLNTTVRNISWQGVTVTVSDRKLGQTRTILQNVEGIVEAGELCALMGPSGGGKTTLLNVLARRPSRGMKVEGNILVNGNPMSRCNFRQISRFVEQEEALTGSLTVSETLWFTSRLACSGLTADDRLTQIKTHIESLGLVNQEATIIGTPMRQGISDGQKRRLMVARQLIALPKILFLDEPTSGLDSAASYEVIYYLKKLAQQNNMIIICSIHQPATSTFNIFNKLLLLSAGKPHFFGAVANVIQYYSDIGIEIPHRVNPADFILELVNIDFSRDKAAAIQKLDELQCLWQKSTSAKNLHAIIERHDLEDENLNIQMGLRPSKLDKIVTLLHRSFIKSYRDPMACAIRLGFAIGFAILTGTVWLRLDHHQDSIQTLTTELYFIPCFMSLSAIISAPAFLEDHAQYIVDFRNDLYGVTEFLLSNFIVGILYNIFLSFVFSITCYWLSNLASSATAFFTWVMWIFLTTLAAEALVVFVISIFPNFIFTIGMASFLNSLLLCAQGFFIPISKLNAFYKYGLHYWDFLAYSFEGLMVNQFSNAIYSCDENCRCLYDSPLAKDCQIAGSGILHEYGFNQARQLRSKVGVIMAIILGYRLASWMILKLKSKVLH, translated from the exons ATGGATATCGAGCGGCAGTCCCCTACTTCCAAACAGTTCTTGAATACCACTGTTCGCAACATCAGCTGGCAAGGTGTTACAGTCACGGTCAGCGATCGCAAGCTTGGACAAACAAGAACCATTCTCCAAAATGTTGAAGGAATTGTAGAAGCTG GAGAGCTCTGTGCATTGATGGGACCTTCAGGCGGCGGGAAAACAACCTTGTTGAACGTCCTAGCCCGAAGACCCAGTAGAGGGATGAAGGTTGAGGGTAATATCCTTGTCAATGGAAATCCCATGTCACGGTGCAATTTTCGTCAAATTAGCCGTTTTGttgaacaagaagaagcgctcACTGGATCTCTTACTGTATCCGAGACCCTATGGTTTACCTCAAGACTTGCTTGTTCAGG ATTAACCGCAGATGACCGCCTAACTCAAATCAAGACTCATATTGAATCACTTGGCCTTGTTAACCAGGAAGCTACAATAATTGGCACACCGATGCGGCAGGGGATTTCAGATGGCCAAAAGAGACGCTTAATGGTGGCAAGGCAGCTTATAGCATTGCCCAAAATTCTATTCCTCGACGAACCTACTTCGGGCCTTGACTCTGCCGCCAGTTATgaagtaatttattatttgAAAAAATTGGCGCAGCAGAATAACATGATTATTATCTGCTCTATCCACCAGCCTGCTACCTCAACTTTCAACATTTTCAATAAGCTCCTATTGCTTTCAGCCGGGAAACCTCACTTTTTTGGTGCTGTGGCCAATGTAATTCAGTATTATAGTGATATTGGCATTGAAATCCCTCACCGAGTTAACCCTGCTGATTTTATCTTGGAGCTCGTGAATATTGACTTCTCTCGAGATAAAGCCGCTGCAATCCAAAAGCTTGATGAGCTTCAGTGCTTATGGCAAAAGTCTACTAGCGCTAAAAACCTCCACGCCATAATTGAACGCCATGATCTCGAAGATGAAAATCTGAATATACAGATGGGGCTGAGACCTAGCAAGCTCGATAAAATAGTTACGCTATTGCATCGGAGCTTCATCAAGTCCTATCGAGATCCAATGGCCTGTGCAATTCGGCTCGGATTTGCCATTGGCTTTGCTATATTAACCGGCACAGTATGGCTACGCCTCGATCACCACCAAGACTCGATTCAGACCCTAACCACGGAGCTCTACTTTATACCATGCTTCATGTCACTGTCGGCAATTATTTCTGCACCTGCGTTCCTCGAGGATCACGCACAATACATAGTGGACTTTCGCAACGATCTATATGGCGTTACCGAATTCCTGCTTTCGAACTTTATCGTcggtatattatataatattttcctAAGTTTTGTATTTTCAATCACCTGTTATTGGTTATCCAACTTGGCATCCTCGGCTACCGCCTTTTTCACATGGGTTATGTGGATTTTTCTTACAACACTGGCTGCCGAAGCTCTTGTGGTATTTGTAATTTCCATATTTCCCAACTTTATCTTCACGATAGGTATGGCTTCGTTTCTCAACAGTCTGCTACTGTGTGCCCAAGGGTTTTTTATCCCAATCTCAAAATTAAACGCATTTTACAAGTATGGGCTTCATTATTGGGACTTTCTTGCGTACTCGTTCGAAGGATTAATGGTCAATCAATTCAGCAATGCGATTTACAGCTGTGACGAAAATTGTCGTTGTTTATATGACTCTCCATTAGCAAAGGACTGCCAGATTGCTGGCAGCGGGATATTACATGAGTACGGTTTCAACCAAGCAAGACAATTGAGGAGCAAAGTAGGTGTTATAATGGCTATTATTTTAGGTTATCGATTGGCATCATGGATGATTCTGAAATTGAAAAGCAAGGTGCTTCACTAA
- a CDS encoding uncharacterized protein (EggNog:ENOG41), whose protein sequence is MTKEVMHDVLDSWTVDEENMLKESWNYLLQLSGDDSKQELNKGLWDFMAADHPDVTIIRFLRAKRWDKKMAMAMLISTIQWRKGQEINGIVQIGENVGLKSCPSADEKDFMMHHRSGKSYIRGIDRDGRPIYIIRARLHNPSSQSTRSMEMFVLHTIENLRIMLKAPNDTSCFIFDLTGFGVRNIDLHIIKFFIDVFESKYPGILGVVLIHNAPFIFWSIWKAIKAWLGPGIASKIHFTNSYNDLIRFISPENLQTYYGGMDSWEYTYIEPVPRMDNRLQPDDSAELNRERSQLIHQFEALTDEWIRLDPGSAATIEIARQRYDLVKRLHQNYWKLDHYTRATTYYHRTGVIGVTGEVDFSAAK, encoded by the exons ATGACCAAAGAAGTCATGCATGATGTCCTTGACAGTTGGACTGTGGATGAGGAAAACATGTTAAAAGAGTCATGGAATTATCTGCTTCAACTTTCTGGAGACGACAGCAAGCAGGAGCTCAACAAGGGCTTGTGGGACTTCATGGCGGCTGATCATCCTGATGTTACTATTATTCGCTTTCTCCGTGCCAAGAGATGGGACAAGaaaatggccatggccatgctCATATCAACCATCCAGTGGCGCAAGGGGCAAGAAATCAACGGCATTGTCCAAATAGGCGAAAACGTTGGATTAAAATCCTGTCCTTCCGCGGATGAGAAAGATTTTATGATGCATCATCGGTCTGGCAAGAGTTACATCCGCGGGATAGATAGAGATGGCCGTCCGATTTATATTATCAGGGCTAGACTGCACAATCCCAGCTCGCAATCGACCAGGTCAATGGAGATGTTCGTTTTACATACCATTGAAAATCTCAGAATCATGCTAAAAGCACCGAACGATACgtcttgttttatttttgatCTCACTGGATTTGGCGTCCGAAATATAGATTTGCACATcattaaattctttattgaTGTTTTTGAATCTAAATACCCTGGGATTTTGGGGGTAGTGCTTATCCACAACGCGCCATTCATCTTCTGGA GTATCTGGAAAGCTATTAAAGCATGGTTAGGCCCGGGAATCGCGTCAAAAATACACTTTACAAACAGCTATAACGATCTTATACGTTTTATCTCGCCAGAGAACCTGCAAACGTACTACGGTGGTATGGACAGTTGGGAGTATACTTATATTGAACCAGTACCAAGAATGGATAATCGACTACAGCCAGACGACAGCGCCGAGCTcaatagagagagaagccagcTCATTCACCAGTTCGAAGCGCTGACCGACGAGTGGATACGACTAGATCCTGGTTCGGCTGCAACAATTGAAATAGCAAGACAAAGATATGATTTAGTAAAAAGATTGCATCAAAACTACTGGAAACTAGACCACTACACCAGAGCAACAACATATTACCATCGAACAGGTGTGATTGGCGTGACTGGTGAGGTGGATTTCAGCGCGGCAAAATAG
- a CDS encoding uncharacterized protein (TransMembrane:7 (o54-72i84-103o132-153i160-177o183-202i222-240o260-279i)): MALIEYTSLVTLDRPFGIHWWSILNKAFTIIVGSPATDFEFIPHKTTLSTIKESSTLIALYIAVIVGGQELMRNRPAFKLKSAFLLHNLFLTIASLVLLVLFLEQIVPTVARHGFFYSICRVDGGWTQRLEVIYYLTYLSKYIELLDTCFLMLKKKPLTFLHCYHHAATAIFTLMGMKSATPVSWVVASLNLAVHIIMYWYYFQSARGIRVWWKEWITRLQILQFIIDLGFVVFVSYSYYTALYLPWMPRVGSCVADSQIAIAAFTILTSYLVLFTLFYKATYKTNGKSYMRYKSLEQKKKVTLPLCTIID; the protein is encoded by the exons ATGGCTTTGATTGAATACACAAGTCTTGTAACGCTAGATCGGCCGTTTGGTATTCACTGGTGGTCAATACTAAATAAGGCCTTCACTATTATTGTAGGATCACCGGCAACCGATTTCGAGTTTATACCACACAAAACTACATTATCCACTATTAAAGAATCATCTACCCTGATTGCGCTTTACATTGCAGTCATTGTTGGTGGCCAGGAGCTTATGCGGAATCGGCCAGCCTTTAAACTGAAATCAGCGTTCTTGCTCCACAATTTGTTCTTGACCATCGCCAGTCTAGTTCTACTGGTGCTCTTTCTAGAGCAGATAGTGCCGACTGTTGCTCGTCATggatttttttattctatctGCCGCGTTGACGGTGGTTGGACTCAACGTCTCGAGGTTATTTACTAT CTAACCTATCTCTCAAAATATATTGAACTTTTGGATACTTGTTTCTTAATgttaaagaaaaaaccaCTAA CTTTCTTACATTGTTACCACCACGCTGCAACTGCAATATTCACTCTCATGGGTATGAAGAGCGCTACTCCAGTCAGCTGGGTAGTCGCTAGTCTTAATCTTGCCGTGCATATTATAATGTACTGGTATTATTTCCAAAGTGCTCGTGGCATACGCGTTTGGTGGAAAGAATGGATTACTAGACTCCAGATCCTTCAATTTATTATTGACCTCG GTTTTGTCGTTTTTGTCAGCTACTCTTATTACACTGCCCTCTACTTGCCTTGGATGCCTAGAGTTGGCAGTTGTGTTGCTGATAGTCAAATTGCTATAGCTGCATTTACGATCCTAACATCCTACCTTGTTCTTTTTACATTGTTTTATAAAGCTACATATAAAACAAATGGAAAATCTTACATGCGGTATAAGTCTttagaacaaaagaaaaaggttaCTTTACCTTTATGCACTATAATAGATTAG
- a CDS encoding uncharacterized protein (EggNog:ENOG41) yields the protein MEESVHNQLRIPKRNRPVASFDVTSLPNDNYEDSAVPSTTMSGAYSNDSDLKHISDEPIEESQGCFKAKATLNLENLPAELRTQLLLSMPDLPTLRALIHASPTIHAQYRYDRDNVLWTCLERELSGFFIDAYANLMSRMCELGSLRTDEKITNFLDTYRGWLSGASPLPDFQSIDSSHIHWMATYHISVACPLARMYSSWALENIKKTISSPVARNGTEALPIAQDSRGVSLSRSEEIRIFRALHRYETYHHLFGRNKGRRHGGFRHHEINEIFFSQFEPWEAEAVGCVDIFIRQKYKVIFSDVKEDLHPQNATSKHRGSRKACLQDAAVPYT from the coding sequence ATGGAAGAGTCAGTCCACAATCAACTTCGCATTCCCAAACGCAACAGGCCAGTTGCAAGCTTCGACGTGACGAGTCTTCCCAACGACAACTACGAGGACAGCGCTGTCCCCAGCACGACTATGAGCGGAGCCTATTCCAATGACTCTGACTTGAAGCACATATCCGATGAGCCAATTGAAGAGAGCCAGGGATGCTTCAAGGCTAAGGCCACTCTGAATCTAGAGAATCTACCAGCCGAGCTGAGAACTCAACTCCTCCTGAGCATGCCAGATCTGCCAACCCTGCGCGCGCTCATCCATGCTTCTCCCACAATCCACGCCCAGTATAGATACGACCGCGATAATGTGCTCTGGACTTGTCTAGAGCGCGAACTAAGTGGCTTCTTCATCGACGCCTACGCCAATCTGATGTCTCGGATGTGCGAGCTAGGGTCCCTGCGCACTGACGAGAAGATCACTAATTTTCTTGACACCTACCGGGGCTGGCTCTCCGGCGCAAGTCCGCTCCCAGATTTCCAGTCAATCGACTCTAGTCACATACATTGGATGGCGACGTACCACATATCGGTTGCTTGTCCTTTAGCTCGAATGTATAGCAGTTGGGCTCTCGAAAACATCAAGAAAACAATTTCATCGCCAGTCGCTCGAAATGGAACAGAAGCGCTACCAATCGCACAAGATAGTAGGGGCGTCAGCTTGAGCAGAAGCGAGGAAATCCGCATTTTCCGGGCTCTCCATCGGTATGAGACCTACCATCACCTCTTTGGCAGGAACAAGGGCAGACGCCACGGCGGATTCCGCCATCATGAAATCAAtgagattttcttttctcagtTCGAACCATGGGAGGCTGAGGCAGTCGGTTGCGTCGATATATTTATCAGACAGAAGTATAAAGTCATTTTCAGTGACGTGAAGGAAGATCTGCATCCTCAGAATGCGACTTCTAAACATCGAGGATCACGAAAAGCTTGTCTCCAAGATGCAGCGGTGCCTTACACATGA
- a CDS encoding uncharacterized protein (EggNog:ENOG41), which yields MSTRFPDKRDEAEQRQDPIRFTGDTVPPNSPPLAWVLLWGGKYANIYGEYVPEPLRRWGYVIWDKIRWDGMDAKELIARQWEMEPELVEEIKIDLGWSPLKSQSATIEYE from the coding sequence ATGTCAACCAGATTCCCTGACAAAAGAGACGAGGCTGAGCAAAGGCAGGACCCGATCCGATTCACAGGCGACACGGTGCCGCCTAACAGCCCGCCCTTAGCTTGGGTTCTCCTATGGGGTGGAAAGTATGCAAACATCTACGGAGAATACGTGCCAGAGCCGCTCAGGCGATGGGGCTACGTCATATGGGACAAAATTCGCTGGGATGGCATGGATGCAAAAGAGCTTATTGCGAGACAATGGGAAATGGAACCGGAGCTGGTTGAGGAGATTAAGATAGACCTCGGTTGGAGTCCTTTAAAAAGCCAAAGTGCGACTATAGAGTATGAGTGA